One window from the genome of Cucumis melo cultivar AY chromosome 10, USDA_Cmelo_AY_1.0, whole genome shotgun sequence encodes:
- the LOC103504508 gene encoding D-galacturonate reductase-like, producing MGVVPMVTLSNGQLMPVIGMGTMSMVGPEATKLAVVEAVRAGYRHFDTSYSYGSEKALGEGIREAVGLGLIESRDEVFITTKLACGFADPSLVLDGIKASLRNLGMEYVDMYLIHIPLKLNPQVRKVPVAKEDISQIDLKGVWDKMEFCQNLGLTKAIGVSNFSPKRLQQLLSFAKIPPLLNQVEMSPLWHQDKLREFCKANDIHVTAYSPLGAVGTHWGHNKVVDSDVITQIANAKGKTSAQIALRWVYEQGVSIVAKSFDKERMRKNIDIFDWSLSEDESAKIGQLPQYKAVVFANVYGQHDVVLDLDAEL from the exons ATGGGAGTGGTTCCGATGGTGACTTTGAGTAATGGCCAGTTGATGCCAGTGATCGGGATGGGGACGATGTCCATGGTCGGGCCAGAGGCGACAAAACTTGCCGTAGTGGAGGCGGTTAGAGCTGGATATCGCCATTTTGATACGTCGTATTCTTACGGATCGGAGAAGGCTCTTGGAGAGGGCATTCGAGAGGCTGTGGGACTTGGACTTATCGAGTCAAGAGATGAAGTGTTCATAACCACTAAGTTAGCTTGTGGGTTTGCTGATCCCTCCCTTGTTCTTGACGGAATCAAGGCTAGTCTAAG GAATTTGGGAATGGAATATGTTGATATGTATTTGATCCACATTCCATTGAAGTTGAATCCTCAAGTACGGAAAGTCCCAGTTGCAAAGGAGGATATTTCTCAAATTGATCTCAAAGGAGTTTGGGATAAAATGGAATTTTGCCAAAACCTTGGCCTCACCAAAGCTATTGGTGTTAGTAATTTCTCTCCCAAAAGGCTTCAACAACTTCTTTCCTTTGCAAAAATACCCCCTCTTCTCAATCAA GTGGAGATGAGTCCACTTTGGCATCAGGATAAATTGAGAGAGTTTTGTAAAGCAAATGACATTCATGTAACTGCCTATTCTCCTCTAGGGGCAGTTGGGACACATTGGGGACACAACAAAGTTGTAGACTCTGATGTTATTACTCAAATTGCCAACGCCAAAGGGAAAACAAGTGCTCAG ATTGCATTGAGATGGGTTTATGAGCAAGGAGTGAGCATAGTGGCAAAGAGCTTTGACAAAGAAAGAATGAGAAAGAACATCGACATTTTTGATTGGTCATTGAGTGAAGATGAATCAGCTAAAATTGGCCAACTTCCTCAATACAAAGCTGTTGTGTTTGCCAATGTTTATGGCCAACATGATGTGGTTCTTGACCTTGATGCTGAGCTTTAA